GGCTCCTTTGCAAAAAAGTTGGCGTGGTTCCGGGAAATTGTGGAATGGCAGCAGGATTTTAAAGATGCCCAGGAATTTATGGAGACGCTGAAGATCGATCTTTTTTCTGATGAGGTCTTTGTTTTTACGCCCAAAGGCGATGTGATCGATTTGCCGGCCGGTTCGGTACCCATCGATTTTGCCTATCGCATCCATACGGATATCGGGAATCGCTGCATCGGTGCAAAAGTGAATGGAGTCATTGTTCCTCTTGACTATAAATTGAATACAGGAGATATCGTACAAGTACTGACATCCAAGCACAGCTATGGACCCAGTCGCGATTGGATCAAAATTGTAAAATCTTCACAAGCCAAAAGCAAGATCCGCCAATGGTTTAAAAATCAGAAGCGGGAAGAAAACATTGCCAAAGGACATGAGCTTTTAGAAAAAGAAATTGCCAAGCATAAACTGGAAATTCATGAAGTTTTAACACCCAATATCGGGGAAGTCATGCAGAAATTCAATTTTTCAAAAGAAGAAGACTTGTATGCGGCGATCGGCTACGGTGCAGTGAGTCCTGTTCAAGTAGTCACGCGTTTATTGGAGAAATATAAGAAGTCCTTGCCGCAGGAAGCAGCAATTCCGGAAATCAAAGAGCATAAGAAAAAACCTCGGACAAGCACTGGCGTCCGGGTCAAAGATATCGACAATGTATTGATCCGTTTTTCCCGCTGCTGCAGTCCTGTCCCTGGGGATGAAATCGTCGGTTTTGTCACTCGCGGCCGTGGTGTTTCCATTCACCGCAAAGATTGCTCCAATATTCCCGCATCTGACGATGAAAGCAATCGTTTGTTGGAAGTCGAGTGGGAAAATGCGCCGGAGCATTCGTATCATGTGGATATTGAAGTGACTGGTTTGGACCGGCGCGGCTTAATCAATGAAGTGATGATGGGTGTGGCGGAGACCAAGACAGACATTACTGCCGTGAATGCGCGAACCGACCGCAAGAAGATTGCTGTTATCGAACTGGGCATCAATATACGCAATCTCGATCATCTGCACTCTGTAGTTGAACGCATCAAGCGAATCAAGGATATCTATACAGTCCGCCGGATTATGCAATAGCGTAACCGGCTTTTTGTTTCAACATATACGCGCGCGATATACGTGCGCGTCCAGACGCAGGATTGCACCAATTGCCAGTCAAATATAAAATAGTTGCGACTCATTTCAAATAGGAGGGTGTGCGATGCGAGTCGTTGTGCAACGTGTTCGCTATGGAAGGGTACGAGTCGAAGACAGAATTGTCGGTGAGATCAAGAGCGGCTTTGTCTTGCTTGTGGGTGTTACACATGAAGATACGGAACAGGATGCCGTGTATCTGGCCGAAAAAATCGTAGGTTTGCGTGTTTTTGAAGATGGAAATCAAAAAATGAATCTGGGGATTCTGGAAGCAGGGGGTTCTATTTTAAGCATTTCTCAATTTACACTGTATGGCGATTGCAGAAAGGGAAGACGGCCGAATTTTATGGATGCGGCAAGGCCGGAGCAGGCGCTAAGGATCTATGAGCGGCTCAATCAAGAGTTTGAAAGGCTTGGAGTAACTGTAGAGACGGGGGCGTTTGGCGCAATGATGGATGTCGAATTGGCCAACGACGGTCCTGTTACTTTGTTATTGGATTCAAAACGGGTGTTTTAAATCATTGCATACCGGAAAGAGGTGTTCAGACATGTTGATTGAATCGTTTGTCTTGAATGATTTGGGAACCAATTGTTATGTTGTCGCTGCACATGAAGGCGGCCCATGTGCAGTCATCGATCCATGCGCTGTTGATATGAGTCCGGTTTTCCAATATATTGAGCAATATAACCTTACGATTACACATATTATCAATACACATTGGCACGGCGATCATGTAGCCGGCAATGAAGCGATTCGCGATGCATCTGCGGCTCCTGTGTACATGCACGAAATCGATGCTGCCTATCTGCCCCAAGCCGAGAAGCAATTGTGGTTTTTTCTCGGAGTCAAGCAACACTTGCGCCCCGTGGATTGCAAAGTCCGGGAAGGAGACAAAATCCAAGTCGGAGATTTGACATTTGAAGTGATTCATACGCCAGGGCATTCTGCCGGTGGAATGACGCTTGCTGTCGACGGATGTTTATTTACAGGGGATACGCTGATGGCTGGCACAATTGGCAGGACCGATTTGCCAGGGGGGAGTTTTGCTGATATCATGCATTCCATTCAGGAGAAAATTTTAGCGTATCCGGACGAAACGGTGATTTATCCAGGTCATGGAGGGTCATCCACATTGGCGGAAGAAAAAATGTTGAATCCATTTTTGCAAATGTGATCGGGAATAGGCACGTTCTGGGCATTTGCAACGTATAGTATAGAAACTGGTTTTCCGTGTTCACAAAATCCTGTTTTTTGTACTGGCTCTCGACTCGGATAGGAGGCGGCAGACATTGGTTCATGCACATAAAATCCGCATGAAAGGTGCGCATGTTCAAATTGTATTGACAGATGAAATCCGCGCTCGTTTATTGGAACTTCTGCATGGCACGACCGATTGCATCGTATTGGATGAAGTGATGATAAGAAGCATCCGGATCCATAAAGTCTACTCCTCCGGAGTAAAATATGCCGAGGCAAAGTATGATCACATCAAAGTGGACAGCATTCGCGTCGATCATGTTCCACCGTACCATATTCCATTGCGTTAAGATTTTCGAGAAGAGGGAATCTTTCTATGCGTTGGATGACAAAATATTCTCTTTCTATTATTCAATGGTACCAACGGGACATATCGCCAAGATATGGACGCCGTTGCCGTTTTGAGCCGACTTGTTCCCAATATGCAAAAATTGCTTTTGAAAAGTATGGATTTTGGAGAGGATGTTGGCTGACATTTGGGAGATTGCGCAGGTGCCATCATCGCTATATCGGAAGTAAAGTCGATTTTCCATAATGTTTGACTCGAAGAATCGAATCGCTAGTTTCAGAAAGTGTGGCGATGTGGATGTCGGTGATTCAAATGGAATGTACATGCGAATCCTGCAACCAGGAATGGTTTTACTTGCCGTTTGAAGAGATGCGTATGGTGATGGCTGATATTATCCGAATCCGCATACGGGAACTTGGTTGGCGGGAACAGCATCGGTACTTTGGCCGTCCCTTTGTTCCCGGATGCCGCGGATGTGTGCCAGGCTGCGCATGTTTGGAAGGCTTTGCATGCGGGGAAGCATGCGGCAAGCTTACATGCTGCCGCCCGGGTTGTTTGCCCGGCTGCGGAGTTTTGGGCATCGCAATGACAACCGGCCCCTTGAGTCAATGGATCCATACATTGACTCAGATCTACCAAATCAAACATATGCCGACGATTTACCGGTCATGTCCGAAATGTGGAAGCGGATGGTTTAAAAAAGTGATCGCCGTATATGAGGATGATGGAAAAAAACGCTATGAACAATCGGTAAGCTGGCAATTGCCAGTGTTGAATTTTGTCCACGCAAATCCTGCCGTTTTTTAAAGTGAAACTTAGGGATGGTCCAGGTGCTGTGCGCCACTGTACTATCTTCATCTGCGAACGGGCTGTGGGGCTGTACTTTGGGGCTGTATAGGTCCAAGCCCGTTCCATGCTTATAATGTAATTGCAAAGGAATTGCAAGTTGCACCGGATTTTTACTGTTTCGTTTCGAATGTTTTGCAGCATGTCGATTCACAAAATGACACAGGTGTCGTTCCAGACTCTGCTACAATCATGTCTGCCTGACTTGCATCGATGGAATTGGGATATATCGTTCCGATCTGATCGCTTGTTACGAGAATTTTGTCCGCATTGCAGACATTTCCATTTCCCCAATACTTACAATTGCTTACCGTACATACGACTTGTACATATGGCATCTACGATCCCCCCTCTCCATACAATTTCCAAGCGAAAGATGTTTATGCAAAGCTGCTTTTAAATGAAACAAAATGTCTGGCCTTTCACCAGAAAACGTCCCACGATTTGTAAAGATATGCAATATATAGGACAGGAATAGTCAAACAAATATTTTTGGCTGATTTTCTCACCAGTATTCTTCGTTGTCAATAAAATGAAGTAACTATGCTTGATTTTGTACCAATCGATTTAGTAAAAAGAAGCGCAATACATGCCATAAAAGTTTTTGAAATGAGGTGAAGGTATGGCAAATGCATGGGATGGCACACATCTCTGGATTTGGTATGCAAACAAGATTGATAACGGCGATTTGAACACAATGCTGGCACAAGCAAAATCTTTAGGCATTACCGGAGTGATTATCAAGTTTGCCGATGGCAACTTGGTAAACGATCCTGTCAGCCAGGGATTTTTATCCCAGTTTAAAGCACTTGTCGGACCATTTAAGTCTGCCGGATTTCGGGTTGGCGGATGGATCTATCAATATTTGACAGATGCAGGCGGCGAGGCAGATGCATGTGCACAGGCGATTGCAGCAGGTGCGGATTGGATTGTCTTGGATGCAGAAACGGATGTTTATGGAAAAAATGCACAGGTTCAGGCATTCGGCCAACAATTGCGTCAGCAGTACCCGAACATACCTATTGGATTGTCTTCATTTGCGATCAGCAACTATCATTCACAAGTACCGTTTTCGGAATATGCAGCGTTTGTCGATGTCATGATGCCGCAAGTATATTGGGGAGAAATAGGCTGGGATGTCGGTGTGGCATTTCAGGCATCGATTGCAAGTTATCAGCCATTTGGAAAACCAATTGCACCGACAGGGCAAGCGTATGGCAGCGTTACACCCGCAGATATGGCGCGGTTTGTGGATTTGGCAAAAAATGCAAAGGAGAGCGGAATCTCTTGGTGGGACTGGCAGGAGGCTTCGGCACAGCAATTGACGGCAATCGCAGATCATTTGCTCACACCCTCCAATCGGACAAATTCGAGCAATCAGATCGCACAGGATGTTGCAAATTCCTCCTGGTATGCCAAAGCTGTTCAATATGTGCTTGCACAAGGGCTTATGACGGTCGATGCCAATGGAGATTTTCTGCCGGATCAACCGGCCACCCGCGCTCAATTGGCGCAAGTGCTATACAATGAGTCTCTCAAGCAAAAGCAACCGGCAAGTTCACCTACAGGGACAACAGGGACAACAGGGACAACAGGGACAACAGGGACAAAGGAAATTGCGAAAGACGTTTCCGGCAGTGACTGGTTTGCTCCTGCTGTACAGTACGTACTCGCAAAAGGACTTATGCATGTGGATTCAAACGGCAATTTTGATCCCAATTCCCCACTCACACGGGCACAATTGGCACAAGTCCTTTTCACTGAACACCAACCCGCCGGCTAATCGCAACATTTCATGAAAATGCGTTCATGAAAATGTCTTTTATTGAAATGCCGCACCAAACTGCACGGTTGCATATGTGTTCATCAAGCAGGGAAAGGAGATCAGGTATTGTGAAAGAGTTTATCAATTCACAACTTGGAGTTTACATCAGCATGATCGTGCTGTATCTGCTCGCAGCGATTGCGCTCCGCGTCATTCATTCAGGCATCAAGCGGATTGAAACATGGGCAACAAATCATATGTCGCAGCAAGATGCAGTAAAAGTAAATGATTTATTGGATATGATCGATCATTTGGCTGAAACGGCCGTTCAAGATGCCAATTCTCGCATGGTGATCGATCTGAAATCACATGACTTGTTTACAAAAGCAACTGCAGACAGTGTGAAACAGGCGGTAGTAGCTGACGTTATGAAAAATTTGGGACCCTTGCAAGACAAAGCGATTACATCATTGGGCCCGCTTGAATCGATCATTTCACAAGCCGTGGAAAAATATGTACTCCATCATAAACCGCTAGTCAATCAGTACGTGCAAAACGCAAAGGGGAAATCGACAGACACCACGCAACGAAAGTCCCCTTCGCCCGAATATTCTCCGGTACAAACCGCATGACACGATGATAAATAGAACGAATGGTCAGCCGGATGTTTTCTGGCTGACCTCATCATACAAAATACAGGCTGCATTTGTTGCAAGAGGGTCTTAGAGCAGAATGGTTATATAGGTAAATGCGGATAGCAGAATAGAAGCGAAAAACATGGCAAGCAGAGGTTTGAACGCTTTTGTGCGCAATACTTGCAAGCTGACATTCAGCCCGAGACCAACCATTGCAGCAGTTAAAAGGAACGAACTAAAATCGCCGAGATGCTGCATGACAGGTTTAGGAATCGGCAAATACGTTCCCAGGATACTTGTTACGACAAAACCGACCAAGAACCAGGGAAACTCCACTTTTGCTTGTTCGCTGCCGGAACCCTTGCGTTTCATCCAAGCCGTCAAGATAAAACTGAGCGGCACGAGCAAAAGAACACGACCGAGCTTTGCCAACAATGCGATCGCCAGCGCCTGTTGTCCGACTGGTGCCGCCGCCGCCGCCACATGTGCGATTTCATGCAGACTGATTCCGGACCAAATACCATATTGAAGCGGTTTCAGATGCAAATATGGGAAAAGAATCGTATACACGATCGTA
Above is a window of Fodinisporobacter ferrooxydans DNA encoding:
- a CDS encoding DUF1540 domain-containing protein translates to MPYVQVVCTVSNCKYWGNGNVCNADKILVTSDQIGTIYPNSIDASQADMIVAESGTTPVSFCESTCCKTFETKQ
- the yidD gene encoding membrane protein insertion efficiency factor YidD, whose amino-acid sequence is MTKYSLSIIQWYQRDISPRYGRRCRFEPTCSQYAKIAFEKYGFWRGCWLTFGRLRRCHHRYIGSKVDFP
- the dtd gene encoding D-aminoacyl-tRNA deacylase: MRVVVQRVRYGRVRVEDRIVGEIKSGFVLLVGVTHEDTEQDAVYLAEKIVGLRVFEDGNQKMNLGILEAGGSILSISQFTLYGDCRKGRRPNFMDAARPEQALRIYERLNQEFERLGVTVETGAFGAMMDVELANDGPVTLLLDSKRVF
- a CDS encoding RelA/SpoT family protein encodes the protein MTSTHLSNTDLFGHDDPTGIERLCEKVLQFATPADVEFIRRAYDYAYRAHVGQKRHSGEDYIVHPVAVADILADFELDMVTLAAALLHDVVEDTNVTDEEIGKQFGSEVALLVDGVTKLERIKFASKEEQQAENFRKLFLAMAKDIRVVLIKLADRLHNMRTMRQEPPEKQARVAKETLEIFAPLAHRLGISKIKWELEDTALRYLNPQQYYRIVNLMAKKRREREAYVQQVIDTLHDRFAELNIKADLSGRPKHIYSIYRKMALQHKEFNEIYDLLAVRVIVENIKDCYAILGIVHTLWKPMPGRFKDYIAMPKANMYQSLHTTVIGPKGEPLEIQIRTWEMHRTAEYGIAAHWLYKEGGGKAVGSFAKKLAWFREIVEWQQDFKDAQEFMETLKIDLFSDEVFVFTPKGDVIDLPAGSVPIDFAYRIHTDIGNRCIGAKVNGVIVPLDYKLNTGDIVQVLTSKHSYGPSRDWIKIVKSSQAKSKIRQWFKNQKREENIAKGHELLEKEIAKHKLEIHEVLTPNIGEVMQKFNFSKEEDLYAAIGYGAVSPVQVVTRLLEKYKKSLPQEAAIPEIKEHKKKPRTSTGVRVKDIDNVLIRFSRCCSPVPGDEIVGFVTRGRGVSIHRKDCSNIPASDDESNRLLEVEWENAPEHSYHVDIEVTGLDRRGLINEVMMGVAETKTDITAVNARTDRKKIAVIELGINIRNLDHLHSVVERIKRIKDIYTVRRIMQ
- a CDS encoding S-layer homology domain-containing protein, which encodes MANAWDGTHLWIWYANKIDNGDLNTMLAQAKSLGITGVIIKFADGNLVNDPVSQGFLSQFKALVGPFKSAGFRVGGWIYQYLTDAGGEADACAQAIAAGADWIVLDAETDVYGKNAQVQAFGQQLRQQYPNIPIGLSSFAISNYHSQVPFSEYAAFVDVMMPQVYWGEIGWDVGVAFQASIASYQPFGKPIAPTGQAYGSVTPADMARFVDLAKNAKESGISWWDWQEASAQQLTAIADHLLTPSNRTNSSNQIAQDVANSSWYAKAVQYVLAQGLMTVDANGDFLPDQPATRAQLAQVLYNESLKQKQPASSPTGTTGTTGTTGTTGTKEIAKDVSGSDWFAPAVQYVLAKGLMHVDSNGNFDPNSPLTRAQLAQVLFTEHQPAG
- a CDS encoding MBL fold metallo-hydrolase, giving the protein MLIESFVLNDLGTNCYVVAAHEGGPCAVIDPCAVDMSPVFQYIEQYNLTITHIINTHWHGDHVAGNEAIRDASAAPVYMHEIDAAYLPQAEKQLWFFLGVKQHLRPVDCKVREGDKIQVGDLTFEVIHTPGHSAGGMTLAVDGCLFTGDTLMAGTIGRTDLPGGSFADIMHSIQEKILAYPDETVIYPGHGGSSTLAEEKMLNPFLQM